The following are from one region of the Silene latifolia isolate original U9 population chromosome 9, ASM4854445v1, whole genome shotgun sequence genome:
- the LOC141601256 gene encoding protein PHYTOCHROME KINASE SUBSTRATE 4-like gives MDQFDPKQQKNKPKFDVIEPSIVGAQFASPEDVSFSSFLKPHINNKKKNKNNNTEESDQISIFDAAKYFSGVHDNLLQKQRDKELDVVSPIPPRLSSVSSSVETTSSYGARHSESSDRTRSFRATPTASSEASWNSQAGLLVNPPGSVGINIIKSLTNNSTWSRGTTNNSHVSSKGPRFSTKWLNRGRKCPCYGKKAVRVEEKMVDLRKSTSSNASNSLYSFRQSSPKSIGTNLTLTKLSTHPHDSKSSNVDVMASNPIQTFEDNSNNNGNNNGSNGGFSPLGLNSKVVGPLTLYDDVAAATPTIAIARTTSNGFTFPILENNQPIGLKKMLNIRHPGNEDLHRDSLEAFQPKCLQSSKSRRTSYEDENVSDGSSDLFEIESFSTMTYPCRDSIDEVIVPSLNTGSHGFKSRYRS, from the coding sequence ATGGATCAGTTTGATCCTAAACAACAAAAGAATAAGCCAAAGTTTGATGTCATCGAACCCTCCATAGTTGGAGCTCAATTTGCTTCACCAGAAGATGTGtccttctcttctttccttaaaCCTCACATTAATAacaagaagaagaacaagaaTAATAATACAGAGGAATCTGATCAAATTAGCATATTTGATGCTGCTAAATACTTCAGTGGTGTCCATGACAACCTCCTACAAAAACAAAGAGACAAAGAGCTCGATGTCGTCTCACCAATTCCTCCTAGGTTGTCGTCCGTCTCATCATCTGTAGAAACAACGAGCAGCTATGGTGCTCGACATAGCGAAAGTAGCGACAGAACGAGGTCATTTCGTGCTACACCAACAGCTTCTTCAGAAGCAAGTTGGAATAGCCAGGCGGGTTTGCTGGTAAACCCGCCTGGCTCAGTTGGAATTAACATAATTAAGAGCTTAACGAATAATAGTACTTGGAGTCGAGGCACAACTAATAATAGTCATGTGAGTTCAAAGGGGCCTAGGTTTAGCACAAAATGGCTTAATAGGGGAAGAAAATGCCCTTGTTATGGTAAAAAGGCGGTTCGAGTCGAGGAGAAGATGGTTGATCTTAGGAAGAGTACTTCGTCTAATGCTAGTAATTCTTTGTACTCCTTTAGACAAAGTAGTCCCAAAAGTATAGGTACAAATTTGACGTTGACAAAATTGTCAACGCATCCTCATGACTCCAAGAGCTCAAACGTTGATGTCATGGCTAGTAACCCAATTCAAACATTTGAGGATAATAGTAACAACAACGGGAACAATAATGGATCGAATGGTGGGTTTTCGCCATTGGGCTTAAATTCCAAGGTGGTTGGGCCATTGACATTGTATGATGATGTTGCTGCTGCCACTCCTACTATTGCTATTGCGAGAACAACTAGCAATGGGTTTACATTTCCAATACTTGAAAATAATCAGCCAATTGGTTTGAAGAAAATGTTGAATATTAGACATCCTGGCAACGAGGACCTACATCGCGATTCCTTAGAGGCGTTTCAACCGAAATGCCTCCAAAGCTCCAAGTCACGTAGAACGAGCTACGAGGATGAGAATGTGAGTGATGGAAGTTCTGATTTGTTTGAAATAGAGAGCTTTTCTACGATGACATATCCCTGTAGGGATTCAATTGATGAGGTCATCGTTCCTAGTTTGAATACTGGTAGTCATGGTTTTAAATCTCGGTATCGGTCGTAG
- the LOC141601255 gene encoding uncharacterized protein LOC141601255: MAFKADMSKAYNRLDWNFISNTLVLRGFPCNFIQLIMKCITTVSYEILVNGVSSRRIHPSCGLRQDDPLFPYIFVLCTEILSLNILRMEKDALIQGIKVINDNKSSMTLSSCSSLSFARKCLKTFNISCCINMGSYLGTPTDVGLSGCNKSKTEIVEINIDKKSPSISWCSRLFLSQPKGNGGMGIRPMKEFNQALLAKIGWRMITHPDSIFSKSIDAKYGLRWRDGHLLFNIGKHNSSWGWKGIAWGLQLIKPLLAWNISPLSDLSVWNTKWVMEGC; encoded by the exons atggCGTTTAAAGCGGACATGAGCAAAGCTTATAACCGGTTAGACTGGAATTTTATTAGCAATACGCTGGTTTTGAGGGGATTCCCCTGCAACTTCATTCAGCTGATTATGAAGTGTATCACGacggtgtcctacgaaatattgGTTAATGGTGTTTCCTCTAGGCGCATCCACCCGAGTTGCGGTCTTCGTCAGGACGATCCACTTTTCCCATATATTTTTGTTTTGTGCACTGAAATTCTCTCGTTAAACATTCTGCGCATGGAGAAGGATGCGCTTATACAAGGAATTAAG GTTATTAATGATAATAAATCTTCTATGACTTTAAGCTCATGCTCTAGTCTTTCCTTTGCTCGAAAATGTTTGAAAACCTTCAATATATCGTGTTGTATTAATATGGGTTCCTACTTGGGTACTCCTACTGATGTGGGTCTCTCAGGGTGTAATAAAAGTAAAACAGAAATTGTTGAGATTAACATTGACAAG AAATCTCCTTCTATTAGTTGGTGTAGTAGGCTTTTCCTAAGCCAACCTAAAGGGAATGGTGGTATGGGTATTAGACCTATGAAAGAGTTCAATCAAGCTCTGTTAGCAAAGATTGGATGGAGAATGATCACACACCCAgattctatttttagtaagtcTATTGATGCTAAATACGGCCTAAGGTGGCGAGATGGCCATCTGCTTTTTAATATTGGTAAGCATAATTCTTCGTGGGGATGGAAAGGTATTGCTTGGGGCCTTCAACTCATTAAACCTCTTTTAGCTTGGAACATCTCTCCACTTTCTGATCTTAGTGTTTGGAACACTAAATGGGTTATGGAAGGGTGCTGA